The Listeria swaminathanii genome segment ACGGGAACGGGCGAAACGGGGAAAATAACTTTAAATAAAGTGGATAAAGCCGATCCAAGTATTTCACTAGAAGGCGCGACATTTGATTTATATGCAAATGATAAAAAAGTCGATACACAAACAACCGATAAAAATGGTGTTATCGAATTCAGCGATTTGATTTACGGAGATTACACGTTAAAAGAAGTAAGCGCGCCAGAAGGATATTCGCTACCGACCGCTTCAACAGAAAACATTCAAGTGAAGTTAGAGCAAGATGAAAAAGTCATTCAAGTCACAAATGAAAAAACGCCAATCAAAGAAACTGGCGCGGTGCATATAGTGAAAACCGACAAAGCGACTGGAGCCAAGTTGGCCGGAGCTGAATTTTCACTATTTGACGAGACGGGAACGGAACTGCAAACCGGACTCACAACAGATGAAAATGGCGAACTAACCATTGATAATTTAGACTTAGGAAATTATTATTTGAAAGAGACGAAAGCGCCAGAAGGATATAAACTCGCAGAAAAAACATGGGATTTCAGTGTGGAAACAGGGAAGCTAGATGCCGTAGAAGTTCAAGTTGACAATGAAAAAGATCTTGGCGAAGTTATCTTAACCAAAGTTGATAGCGAAACGAATGCTAAATTATCCGGCGCCAAATTCAACATATTGAATGCGCCGGGCGAAGTTATTCAAACAAACCTCGTATCAGATGGAAATGGGGAAATTCGAGTACAAAACTTAGAACCGGGCGATTACGCGTTCCAAGAAATCGAAGCCCCAACAAACTATGATTTAGCCGCAAAAACATGGCCATTTACAATCACGAAAGGTCAAACGACTGCTACTGTTGTGACAGCTGAAAATAATAAAACAGGGACACCGGATATCGACACAGGGGAAGTAGTTCTCGTGAAACAAGATAGTGCAACGGGTGAAACTTTAGAAGGCGCGGTCTTTGATTTATTAGATGCTGACGGAACGATAATCACGAGTAATTTAACAACCGATAATAACGGGGAAATAACTATCACTAATTTGGCCCCGGGCAAGTATTCATTCAAAGAAACGAAGGCGCCGGCAGGGTACGAGTTGGCGAGCGATGCATGGGAATTTACCATCGAACCAAATCAACCGCAAAAAATAACGATTACAGCTGAAAACACGAAATCGGCACCAACGCCAGAAGTAGGTTCAGTGAAAATTATTAAACAAGACAGCGAGAACGCGGCCCGATTGGCGGGAGCGGAGTTCTCACTGCTAACTGAAAACGGTGAGACGCTCCAAACAAATTTAACAACAAATGAAGCTGGGGAACTTGAAATTTATAATCTAACTCCAGGAAATTACCGTATTCAAGAAACAAAAGCGCCAGACGGATATCAACTTGAAACGACCCCATGGCAGTTTGAAATTGTGGCAAATAATACTAGTCAAATTACTGTTGTAGCCGAAAACACCAAGTTGAATCCGGTTATATCTGAAACAGGTGCGGTGCGATTAATCAAAACAGATAGTGAAACTGGAATGAGACTTAGTGGAGCTGTTTTTAGCCTTTTAGATGAATCAGGAAAGGTTATCCAAGCCAATTTAACAACAGGTGAAAATGGTGAAATCTTTATAGAAGACTTAACGCCCGGAAATTATTCGCTAAAAGAAACGAAAGCGCCAGACGGATATGAACTCGCGGAACAGCCGTGGAATTTTCAAATAGTTAAAGGGCAAGTAGACGCAGTGATAATAAAAGCGGAAAATTCGCCAATTGCAGCGAATGGCACTATTTCATTTGAGGATGGCGGGACTGCGCAACCGGGGTCAATTGAAATTCCGGCAGATGAAAACAATGCGACCGCTACAGAAATAACCAAACTGCCGCAAACAGGAGATAAATCATTATTTCCAAGAGTTATTTTAGGCGAAAGTGCAGTATTACTAAGTTTATTATACCTAAGAAAAAAATCAGCATAATAGCCAAAACTTCCATTCTAATACAGAATGGAAGTTTTTTTATAAGAATGGTTGCGTTCAAAATGTATATATGCTAATATATGCATATAAAGAAATTAGCTACTTACAGAGGGGAAGTAATCACATGGCACATAACCACGATCATGCACATGGACACAATCATAACCATGCGCATAATGCCAACAAAAAATCATTATTTATCAGTTTTATCCTGATTGCTACATTTATGGTAGTTGAAGTTATTGGTGGAATTATGACCAATAGTTTAGCGCTACTTTCTGATGCGGGGCATATGCTTTCTGATGCTGTCGCGCTAGGATTAAGTTTAGCAGCATTTAAATTTGGTGAAAAAGCAGCAAGTTCCGATAAAACATATGGCTATAAACGCTTTGAAATTTTAGCAGCATTTCTAAACGGGTTAACGCTCGTTGGGATTTCTCTTTTCATTTTCTACGAAGCAATTGGTCGTTTCTTTGATCCGCCGCAAGTAATTGGACCAGGAATGATGACTATTTCTGTTATCGGGCTACTTATTAATATTTTAGTTGCTTGGATTTTAATGAAAGGTGATACGAGCGAAAACTTAAATATGCGCAGTGCTTTCTTGCATGTGCTGGGAGATTTACTTGGTTCAGTTGGCGCGATTATTGCCGCTTTACTTATTATCTTCTTAGGTTGGAATATCGCTGACCCAATCGCTAGTGTTGTCGTTGCGGCGCTAATCTTAGTTAGTGGCTGGCGCGTCCTGAAAGATGCTATTCATATTTTGATGGAAGGGAAACCTTCGAACGTCGATACAGAAAAAATAAAAACTTTCTTCCAAGAGCAAGACGGAGTAAATGAAGTGCATGATTTACATGTGTGGGCGATTACTTCTGACTTTAACGCTCTGACAGCTCATTTGACCGTAAGTGAGGACGCGGACCGGGATAAAATTTTAGTAGATATTGAACATTATTTACAAGAAAATTTCTCTTTAGAACATAGTACAATTCAACTCGAAGGAAGTCATGCTCACCATCATCACTGCAATTAATACCACTTCATGATATGATAAACGTATCAATTAGAGGAGTTGGTTTAGATGGAAGAACAAGTTGATTTAGGTCATTTTTTGAAAAAAGCTTTTATCGCTATAGTTGCCCTAACCTTAGTATTTATCGGGGTTCTGGCGATGTTCACAATCATCGGTGTTATAATCGCTATCCCACTACTAAAAAAAGCGAGCAAGATGCTTCTTTCCAAAAAAGAAGATAGCGACCATACTCATTCACACGGCGGCAAATTAAAAATAAAATGCCCCGCTTGTCACGCAAAAATGAAATTCAAAGATAGCGAACTACTTGACGAAAAATAAGTTTTAAAGCCTTCTCGGTAAAATAGAGAAGGCTTTTTTTATGTAAATGTGCATTATTTCAAGAAATTCGGGAAAAGGAAACGAGAGGTGTTGTCAAATGAAAGCAGTAGGATTAACGAAAGCATCAACCGATTTTATAGACCTAGAAATTGCACAACCGAAACCAGAAAGTCATGATTTATTAGTGAAAATCAAAGCAATTTCCATTAATCCAGTCGATACGAAGCAACGTGAAGCAACCAAAATCACAGGCGATGAAGTGCGGATTTTAGGTTGGGATGCAGTTGGTGAAGTAGTGGAGATTGGCTCAGAAGTGACGTTATTTAAAACTGGGCAAGAAGTTTATTTCGCTGGTGACGTCACAAGGCCCGGAGCGTATGCAGAATTCACTTTAATCGATGAAAGGTTAGTTGGTTTGAAACCGCGGAATTTAAGCTTAGAAGAGGCTGCTGCGATGCCACTGACAACTATTACAGCTTGGGAAGCACTTTTTGACCGTTTGGGGATTGTGGAAGAGGACGAAGGGAAATCGATTTTAATCATAAATGGGGCTGGGGGAGTTGGTTCGATTGCAACCCAATTAGCTGCACACGTTGGCCTTGAAGTCATTGCCACGGCATCACGTCCTGAAACGATAGAATGGACGGAAAAATTCGGCGCGCAACACGTCCTTAACCATCGCGAAAAATTAACGCCACAATTGAAGCAGCTTGGTTTTGAACAAGGTGTCGATTTCATTTTATGTTTGCATAACACAAATGCTCACTGGGACGATATGCAAGAAGCCGTTCGCCCTCAAGGGAAAATTTGCTCGATTGTGGAACTCGCGGAACCAGTGAAGATGTCACTTTTAAAAGATAAGAGTGCTACGTTTAGTTATGAATTTATGTTCACTCGCTCGAAATACGATACAGTAGATAAAGTGAAGCAACATGAAATTTTGACTGAGGCTGCTTATATGTTAGATGGGGGAACGTTGCAGACGACACTGAATAAGGTTTTATCTCCAATAAACGCGGCGACGATAGAAGAAGCTCACCAAATAATCTCGTCCGGAAAAATGATTGGAAAATTAGTAGTGAAAGGATTTGAATGATTATGAGTGAAAAGCAAGTTGCGCTATATATTGCAGTTAGCTTGGATGGCTACATTGCGGATGAAAATGGTAGTGTCGAATGGTTGGAATCAATTGATAGTGAAGGCGATGCAGGTTATGAAGCCTTTTTTGATAATGTGGATACGGTCGTAATGGGGCGCACCACTTATCAACAAATTTTCTCGCTCACTGACACATTCCCTTACAGCAAAAAAGATGTCTACGTTTTTTCTAACACGAAAGCGGGGACAAAAGACGAATACGCTGATTTTGTGGCCGGAACCGTAGACACATGGCTAAATAACATCGACGGCGAAAAAATTTGGCTTGTAGGCGGCGCACAATTAGTGAAGCAATTTTTAAAAGAAAGGGCGATTGATCGCTTTGTCATAACGATTGCGCCAATTATCTTAGGAAAAGGAATTCCGCTCTTTGAAGAAGACCAGACACATGCGTTAGAACTAGAAGAAGTAACTCATTTTGGCCAATTTGCACAGTTGACTTATAAAAACTTGGAGGAAAAGTGAATGAAAATTGCTGCTTTTGATATCGACGCACAAAAAGGTTTTACGCCACTTTGTCCGGATGAATTGCCGGTTCCGGGTGGGGATAAAATCGTTCCGGAGCTAAATTTTATGGCGAGTCTTGCATCGCTTCGAATTGGCAGTAAAGACGCTCATCCGCAAAATGCCGTATGGGTGGTTGACTCAAAAGATGAA includes the following:
- a CDS encoding cation diffusion facilitator family transporter; the protein is MAHNHDHAHGHNHNHAHNANKKSLFISFILIATFMVVEVIGGIMTNSLALLSDAGHMLSDAVALGLSLAAFKFGEKAASSDKTYGYKRFEILAAFLNGLTLVGISLFIFYEAIGRFFDPPQVIGPGMMTISVIGLLINILVAWILMKGDTSENLNMRSAFLHVLGDLLGSVGAIIAALLIIFLGWNIADPIASVVVAALILVSGWRVLKDAIHILMEGKPSNVDTEKIKTFFQEQDGVNEVHDLHVWAITSDFNALTAHLTVSEDADRDKILVDIEHYLQENFSLEHSTIQLEGSHAHHHHCN
- a CDS encoding dihydrofolate reductase family protein; this translates as MSEKQVALYIAVSLDGYIADENGSVEWLESIDSEGDAGYEAFFDNVDTVVMGRTTYQQIFSLTDTFPYSKKDVYVFSNTKAGTKDEYADFVAGTVDTWLNNIDGEKIWLVGGAQLVKQFLKERAIDRFVITIAPIILGKGIPLFEEDQTHALELEEVTHFGQFAQLTYKNLEEK
- a CDS encoding zinc-binding alcohol dehydrogenase family protein; protein product: MKAVGLTKASTDFIDLEIAQPKPESHDLLVKIKAISINPVDTKQREATKITGDEVRILGWDAVGEVVEIGSEVTLFKTGQEVYFAGDVTRPGAYAEFTLIDERLVGLKPRNLSLEEAAAMPLTTITAWEALFDRLGIVEEDEGKSILIINGAGGVGSIATQLAAHVGLEVIATASRPETIEWTEKFGAQHVLNHREKLTPQLKQLGFEQGVDFILCLHNTNAHWDDMQEAVRPQGKICSIVELAEPVKMSLLKDKSATFSYEFMFTRSKYDTVDKVKQHEILTEAAYMLDGGTLQTTLNKVLSPINAATIEEAHQIISSGKMIGKLVVKGFE